In Streptomyces sp. NBC_00414, a single window of DNA contains:
- a CDS encoding TerD family protein produces MTAELVRGQNHPLSQARLEIRVSAGKPIVAGATLSDERGQVHGVEWVAHPGSPTLPGIEVSKQAAADHRLACDLDALPESVHRISVLLALPSGVGGPVRFGAVAAPFVAVTGLDGSEVASYTVTGLDIESAVVALELYRRQGAWKVRAVGQGYAGGLAELLTDQGLPQARQLAGSINEAVVQGLARSVSAPPPRAAEGDRSRHAATPALGQDQGGSTSPDVSGQGAPQHGHPGGQGSTTPGAGSGAPQSGYPAASASADPSAVTQPGGPGAGGPVNYSHPGRQAAAPPPPAPTAPPAQPGQHAQPVAGDATGWSMEERLYNQVWGMFEDLARTTAAYRSAVDFAESRMEQELDKALSDPRARIGGQGDAAREAARGKHAELVDRARQALDRDLAQLTAEAEVVEPALPPAFARWDNPAWHGYRVPMEIPMAVRLGDLHLPESAGLSIPMLVRLPLERGLWIDSGRTGSFDGSIADSDDLRRLAMDTAVAHAARLLAVYPAGEYTVHVIDAAGSAASSLAPLVSTGVLGSPPAVGAAGVTEVLARLTQRVDLVQMAIRGGAADSLPPDLDPAEQLLIVNDFPHGFDDRAVTQLRYLADEGPAVGVHLMLVADREDAAAYGPLLDPLWRSLLRLTPVPDDHLADPWVGHTWTYDPSRVPPGSQVLQHVLTQVATARRSWNR; encoded by the coding sequence ATGACGGCTGAGCTGGTCCGGGGGCAGAACCACCCGCTCTCCCAGGCCCGACTGGAGATCCGGGTGTCGGCCGGCAAGCCGATCGTGGCCGGGGCCACGCTCAGCGACGAGCGGGGCCAGGTGCACGGCGTCGAGTGGGTGGCCCATCCGGGCTCACCCACTCTGCCGGGCATAGAGGTGTCCAAGCAGGCGGCGGCCGATCACCGGCTCGCGTGCGACCTGGACGCCCTGCCGGAATCCGTGCACCGGATCAGCGTGCTGCTCGCCCTGCCGTCCGGAGTGGGCGGTCCGGTCCGGTTCGGAGCCGTCGCCGCCCCCTTCGTCGCGGTCACCGGGCTCGACGGCTCCGAGGTCGCCAGCTACACGGTCACGGGGCTCGACATCGAGTCGGCCGTCGTCGCACTGGAGCTCTACCGCAGGCAGGGCGCCTGGAAGGTCCGCGCGGTGGGTCAGGGGTACGCGGGCGGTCTCGCCGAGCTCCTCACCGACCAGGGTCTTCCCCAGGCCCGCCAGCTCGCGGGCAGCATCAACGAAGCGGTCGTCCAGGGCCTCGCCCGCTCGGTGTCCGCGCCGCCGCCGCGCGCGGCCGAGGGCGACCGCTCCCGGCACGCCGCGACACCCGCGCTGGGGCAGGACCAGGGCGGATCGACGTCTCCCGACGTGTCCGGCCAGGGAGCACCGCAGCACGGCCACCCCGGCGGCCAGGGATCCACGACGCCCGGCGCCGGATCCGGGGCGCCGCAGTCCGGCTATCCCGCGGCCTCCGCGTCGGCGGACCCGTCCGCCGTCACCCAGCCCGGCGGCCCCGGAGCCGGTGGCCCCGTCAACTACAGTCACCCCGGCCGGCAGGCCGCCGCGCCGCCTCCGCCCGCGCCGACCGCACCCCCGGCCCAGCCGGGTCAGCACGCGCAGCCCGTGGCGGGCGACGCGACCGGCTGGTCCATGGAGGAGCGCCTCTACAACCAGGTGTGGGGCATGTTCGAGGACCTGGCCCGCACCACGGCCGCGTACCGCAGCGCGGTCGACTTCGCCGAGTCGCGTATGGAGCAGGAGCTCGACAAGGCTCTGTCCGACCCGCGCGCCAGGATCGGCGGCCAGGGCGACGCCGCCCGCGAGGCGGCCCGCGGCAAGCACGCCGAGCTGGTCGACCGGGCCAGGCAGGCACTCGACCGCGACCTCGCCCAGCTCACCGCCGAGGCCGAGGTCGTCGAGCCCGCGCTGCCACCCGCGTTCGCACGCTGGGACAATCCCGCCTGGCACGGCTACCGGGTCCCGATGGAGATCCCCATGGCGGTGCGTCTGGGCGATCTGCACCTGCCCGAGAGCGCCGGCCTGAGCATTCCGATGCTGGTGCGGCTGCCGCTCGAGCGCGGACTGTGGATCGACAGCGGTCGTACCGGATCCTTCGACGGTTCGATAGCGGACTCCGACGACCTGCGCCGCCTCGCCATGGACACGGCCGTGGCACACGCGGCCCGGCTGCTCGCCGTCTATCCGGCGGGCGAGTACACCGTGCACGTCATCGACGCGGCGGGTTCGGCGGCCTCGTCCCTCGCGCCGCTCGTGAGCACGGGGGTGCTCGGATCCCCGCCCGCCGTCGGCGCCGCGGGAGTGACCGAGGTACTGGCCCGGCTGACACAGCGGGTCGACCTGGTGCAGATGGCCATCCGCGGCGGGGCGGCCGACTCGCTGCCGCCCGACCTCGACCCGGCCGAGCAACTGCTGATCGTCAACGACTTCCCGCACGGCTTCGACGACCGTGCCGTCACCCAGCTGCGCTACCTCGCGGACGAGGGCCCGGCCGTCGGTGTGCACCTCATGCTGGTCGCCGACCGGGAGGACGCGGCCGCGTACGGGCCGTTGCTCGACCCGCTGTGGCGATCGCTGCTCCGGCTCACTCCGGTGCCCGACGACCACCTCGCCGACCCATGGGTCGGGCACACGTGGACGTACGACCCCTCGCGTGTTCCGCCGGGCAGTCAGGTGCTCCAGCACGTCCTCACCCAGGTCGCGACCGCCCGTCGCTCCTGGAACCGCTGA
- a CDS encoding calcium:proton antiporter codes for MIVRLRSLATQWTAVVPVIAIVLLALTWGRGLPGAVVALVTLVLAGAVLAAVHHAEVVAHRVGEPFGSLVLAVAVTIIEVALIVTLMADGGDKSSTLARDTVFAAVMITCNGIVGLSLLVASLRHGLAVFNAEGTGAALATVATLATLSLVLPTFTTSKPGPEFSTAQLTFAALSSLVLYGMFVATQTVRHRDYFLPITRQGEVIDADDHADIPSARTAMTSLGFLGLALVGVVGLAKGVSPTIESGVEAAGMPHSVVGVIIALLVLLPETIAALRSARRDRVQTSLNLALGSAMASIGLTIPAVAVASIWLSGPLVLGLGATHMVLLALTVVVSSLTVVPGRATPLQGGVHLVLFAAYLELAINP; via the coding sequence ATGATCGTTCGGCTCCGGTCACTCGCGACGCAGTGGACGGCCGTCGTGCCCGTGATCGCGATCGTCCTGCTGGCCCTCACCTGGGGACGTGGCCTGCCCGGCGCGGTCGTCGCCCTGGTCACGCTGGTGCTGGCGGGTGCCGTACTGGCCGCGGTCCACCACGCCGAGGTGGTCGCCCATCGGGTGGGGGAGCCCTTCGGCTCGCTGGTGCTCGCCGTCGCCGTCACGATCATCGAGGTGGCGCTGATCGTCACCCTCATGGCGGACGGCGGGGACAAGAGTTCCACGCTGGCCCGGGACACCGTTTTCGCGGCCGTGATGATCACCTGCAACGGCATCGTCGGCCTGAGCCTGCTCGTCGCCTCCCTGCGGCACGGCCTGGCCGTCTTCAACGCGGAGGGCACCGGCGCCGCCCTCGCGACCGTGGCGACCCTGGCGACGCTCAGCCTGGTGCTGCCGACCTTCACCACCAGCAAGCCGGGACCGGAGTTCTCCACGGCCCAGCTCACCTTCGCGGCCCTCTCCTCTCTCGTCCTGTACGGCATGTTCGTGGCCACCCAGACGGTGCGGCACCGCGACTACTTCCTCCCGATCACCCGGCAGGGAGAGGTGATCGACGCGGACGACCACGCCGACATCCCCTCCGCCAGGACCGCCATGACCAGCCTGGGGTTCCTCGGCCTGGCACTCGTCGGCGTGGTCGGCCTCGCGAAGGGCGTCTCGCCCACCATCGAGTCCGGGGTGGAAGCGGCCGGAATGCCGCACTCCGTGGTCGGCGTGATCATCGCCCTGCTCGTGCTGCTCCCCGAGACGATCGCCGCACTGCGCTCCGCCCGACGCGACCGCGTGCAGACCAGCCTGAACCTCGCCCTCGGCTCGGCGATGGCGAGCATCGGCCTGACCATCCCGGCCGTGGCCGTCGCGTCCATCTGGCTCTCCGGGCCGCTCGTTCTCGGCCTGGGCGCGACCCATATGGTGCTGCTCGCGCTGACCGTGGTGGTCAGCTCCCTCACGGTGGTCCCCGGCCGGGCGACCCCGCTCCAGGGCGGCGTACATCTGGTGCTGTTCGCGGCGTATCTGGAGCTCGCGATCAATCCGTGA
- a CDS encoding MFS transporter: protein MDRARTVKPPSMPRLAAAALAGTAIEFYDFFVYGTAAALVLGPLFFPTFSPLAGTLAAFGTFGVGFVARPLGSVLFGHIGDRHGRRPVLVASLLLTGVATVAVGCVPTYESIGVAAPVLLLVLRFLQGLGLGGEWGGAVLLTAEHAPADRRGLWSSFPQIGPALGFVLANGVMLALSATLTDAQFASWGWRVPFWAAGVLAAAGLWLRSSLAESPQFLEMREHARVPLVEVVRGHWRLVLLTAGALSVGYALFYTVTTWSLAYATERLGVSRTVMLAVIMAAVVVKGALTPLVAVLSDRYGRRPLCLAGCAGSALWMFPMIALLSTGEPLLMFLGFLVALIAFVTMFAVIAAYLPELYEPRVRCTGAAVGYNLGGVLGGALTPIVATAIADQSGRVPWGVAAYLTGIALLSLSCFALLPETRFVKTAAVEPAAAERVTG, encoded by the coding sequence CGCGCTCGTCCTCGGCCCCCTGTTCTTCCCCACGTTCTCGCCGCTGGCGGGGACCCTGGCGGCCTTCGGGACCTTCGGTGTCGGGTTCGTCGCGCGGCCCCTCGGCTCGGTCCTGTTCGGGCACATCGGGGACCGGCACGGACGGCGGCCCGTGCTCGTCGCCTCCCTGCTGCTGACCGGCGTCGCGACCGTCGCGGTCGGCTGCGTACCGACGTACGAGTCCATCGGCGTGGCCGCTCCCGTGCTGCTCCTCGTACTGCGCTTCCTGCAAGGGCTCGGGCTCGGCGGGGAGTGGGGCGGGGCGGTGCTGCTGACCGCGGAGCACGCTCCCGCCGACCGTCGCGGACTGTGGTCGAGCTTCCCCCAGATCGGCCCCGCACTGGGGTTCGTCCTCGCCAACGGCGTGATGCTGGCACTGTCGGCGACGCTCACCGACGCGCAGTTCGCGTCCTGGGGCTGGCGGGTGCCGTTCTGGGCGGCGGGCGTGCTCGCCGCCGCCGGACTGTGGCTGCGTTCCTCGCTCGCCGAGAGCCCGCAATTCCTCGAAATGCGGGAGCACGCGCGCGTGCCGCTCGTCGAGGTGGTCCGCGGCCACTGGCGGCTCGTCCTGCTGACGGCCGGAGCCCTCTCCGTCGGATACGCGCTGTTCTACACGGTGACGACCTGGTCCCTCGCCTACGCGACCGAGCGGCTAGGGGTGAGCCGCACCGTCATGCTGGCCGTCATCATGGCGGCCGTCGTGGTCAAGGGCGCGCTCACTCCCCTGGTGGCCGTTCTGAGCGACCGGTACGGACGGCGGCCCCTGTGCCTGGCCGGCTGCGCGGGCTCCGCCCTGTGGATGTTCCCGATGATCGCGCTGCTGTCGACCGGCGAACCGCTGCTGATGTTCCTCGGCTTCCTGGTGGCGCTGATCGCGTTCGTGACGATGTTCGCCGTGATCGCCGCGTATCTGCCGGAGTTGTACGAGCCACGGGTGCGCTGCACGGGGGCGGCGGTGGGCTACAACCTGGGCGGGGTGCTCGGGGGTGCGCTCACCCCGATCGTGGCGACCGCGATCGCCGACCAGAGCGGGCGGGTCCCCTGGGGTGTGGCTGCCTACCTGACGGGCATCGCGCTGCTCAGCCTGAGCTGCTTCGCGCTGCTCCCGGAGACACGGTTCGTGAAGACGGCGGCAGTGGAACCGGCCGCGGCCGAACGGGTCACGGGCTGA
- a CDS encoding TerC family protein, translating to MDVSVTLWVLTIVGLAALIGVDFFIGRKPHDVSIKEAGIWTIVWIVLAALFGLGLLLFSGGQPAGEFFAGFITEKSLSVDNLFVFVLIMAKFAVPTQYQQRVLLVGVLIALVLRAIFIAAGAAILASFAWVFYIFGAFLIYTAWKLIQEARADDEDEEFEENRLLKAAERRFGVADRYHGTKLWIQQNGKRVMTPMLVVMLAIGTTDVLFALDSIPAIFGLTQDPYIVFTANAFALMGLRQLYFLIGGLLRKLVHLSYGLSVILGFIGIKLVLHALHESGVHVPEISIPVSLGVICGVLVITTITSLMASKKQAAEEAQKAEGPRTGEGSEKDSIDV from the coding sequence GTGGATGTTTCCGTGACCCTTTGGGTCCTGACGATCGTGGGCCTCGCGGCCCTTATCGGGGTCGATTTCTTCATCGGCCGCAAGCCGCACGACGTATCCATCAAGGAAGCCGGGATCTGGACGATCGTCTGGATCGTCCTGGCCGCACTGTTCGGACTCGGACTGCTTCTCTTCTCCGGCGGCCAGCCCGCCGGTGAGTTCTTCGCCGGCTTCATCACCGAGAAGTCTCTGAGCGTCGACAACCTCTTCGTCTTCGTCCTGATCATGGCGAAGTTCGCGGTTCCCACGCAGTACCAGCAGCGTGTGCTCCTGGTCGGTGTGCTGATCGCCCTCGTCCTGCGTGCGATCTTCATCGCCGCCGGTGCCGCGATCCTCGCCAGCTTCGCGTGGGTCTTCTACATCTTCGGCGCGTTCCTCATCTACACCGCGTGGAAGCTGATCCAGGAAGCCCGCGCCGACGACGAGGACGAGGAGTTCGAGGAGAACCGCCTGCTCAAGGCAGCCGAGCGCCGCTTCGGTGTCGCCGACCGCTACCACGGCACCAAGCTGTGGATCCAGCAGAACGGCAAGCGGGTCATGACCCCGATGCTGGTCGTGATGCTCGCGATCGGCACCACCGACGTGCTCTTCGCACTCGACTCGATCCCCGCGATCTTCGGCCTGACCCAGGACCCGTACATCGTCTTCACGGCCAACGCGTTCGCGCTGATGGGCCTGCGGCAGCTGTACTTCCTCATCGGCGGACTTCTCAGGAAGCTGGTCCACCTCAGCTACGGCCTGTCGGTCATCCTCGGATTCATCGGCATCAAGCTGGTGCTGCACGCGCTGCACGAGTCGGGCGTCCATGTCCCGGAGATCTCCATCCCGGTCTCGCTCGGCGTGATCTGCGGCGTCCTCGTGATCACCACGATCACCAGTCTCATGGCCTCCAAGAAGCAGGCGGCCGAAGAGGCGCAGAAGGCCGAAGGACCCCGGACGGGCGAAGGGTCCGAGAAGGACAGCATCGACGTCTGA